The genome window CTAATAAAGAACTAAACTCTGATAACGGAATTAAACTATCGGGGATAGAGGATCAAAGTATAATCGATAAGATCAACTCCTATACTCAAACACAAGATGAAATTCCAATTTTAGCCTCTACTGCAGCTATGGATACCTATAACTTAGAGATAGGACATAAAGTATCCTTAAAAGATGCAGGATCAAATTATCCCGATGTATATGGAACTATTGTCGGTACTTATGAAAGCTATGGATTCCCAACACATGATGCCTATTATGAACAACACCGAATTCCAAGTAGGACAGTATATCAAGAAACGTTTATCTTTCCAATAGATGCTGTTAGGTTAATTGAAAGAAACGGAATTAACTATGAAAGAATTGATTTATTATTTGATAAAGAGAAGAATGCAGAACTTTACGATAATAGGGAAGAGATATTGAATCGAATAGCTAAAACTACATCTGGTGATAGTACTGGATACAAACTGGTCCTTTATGATGATATACTGACCGAAACTATTGGACCATTGGAAAAAAATTTGGAATTACTAAGTATTATATATCCAATCATCTTAGTGTTATCATTGATAATCGCTGTAGTTTTACCCTATTTATTAATCCTTAGGAGAAGTGAGGAGTTGGCAATCATGAGAATCCTTGGAGTAAAAGAAGTGGAAGTAAAACGATACGTATTTACGGAGAACTTAATACTAATAATTATTGGAGAGGTAATAGCTATCGCAGTAATAAGTGCAGTAACCTTTAAATCTGGAGTATATCCAATATGGAAGTATCTCTTTGTCATAGTTGGGTACTTGTTAGCAAGTATTATAGGTGTTTTAGCAAGTTTAAAAAATGTGCTTTATAAAAAGCCATTAGAAATGCTACAGGTAAAGGAATAAAGGGAGGGAGTATATTGGTAAAGCTTGAGATGAAGAATTTATATTATAGATATAAAGGTGCAAATAAAGATGTACTTAAAGATATAAACTGTAGATTTGAAGGTGGAGAGTTGAATGCAATAGTAGGCCCTTCAGGTAGTGGTAAGACTACACTGCTTTCCATAATGGCAGGATTAGATAAACCGACCCAAGGGATTATAACTATAAATGATAAAGATTTAAAAGATTTAGATTTAGATGAATACAGAAGGGATTCTATATCAATGATTTTTCAAGCATTTCAATTGTTCCCCTTATTGACTGCTTTGGAAAATGTAAGCTTTCCTATGATATACAAGGGAATAGATAAGAATCAAGCAAGAGAAAAGAGTAAAAAAGTACTAGAATCTCTAGGTATAGACGGAGATAAGCAATCCAGGTATCCAGCAAAACTATCAGGAGGAGAACAACAAAGAGTTGCTATTGCTAGAACCCTTGCAACAGGTGCTAAGATAATACTTGCAGATGAGCCAACGGGCAATTTAGATGGAGAAAATAGTAAGAGAATCATTGAAATATTGCAAGAACTGGCACATAAACAAGATTTTTGTGTGATCATTGTTACTCATGATATGGAAATAGCAGAACAATCGGATAATGTATGGAGAATAAAGGATGGAATTATTGAGCAGGTTGAGCAGGTAAAATAGACAATTTGAGAGGTTTTATTATGCTTAAGAAAATAAAAGTGAGCAAATTTGTAAAAAACATAAAGGATTTTATAGAGGTCTTTTCTTGGTGTGTTAAGCTTTCTTGGAAGGTTTCTCATTTATATACAATATTGAGGGTATCAGCAGAATTGCTTAATCCATTATTAAATATTGCAGCTGTTTTTGTTTCGAGGCAGATAATTAATTATATATCTGCCTCTATAGGCAATTTTAATACTCGATATATATATAATCTTTTATTTCTGATGGCTTTAATAGCCTTATTAAAAGTAATAATGATAAAGGTTCAAATCTATTCTAGAATTGTCCATTCAGAACAATTAGACCAATGGATGACAAGAAATATGATAGAATTTTCCTTTGATGTGGATTTAGCATATTTAGATAATCCAAACTATCAAGATAAGATTACATCAGCAATGAGAGATGGTTCAATTCTGGTTCAAGCATTAGGTTCAAGTATATCTGCCATCAGTGCTATTATGTCATTTTTAATAGCATTTGTTATTCTTTCAAATGAGAATATTATTTATGCTTTAATAATGACAATGGCTGCATTGCCCTCTGGAATAGCTTTAAGATATTATACAGAGTCTCTTTATGGTTTAAGTTTAGGACAAATATCAAATAGGAGAAAGCTGTCGTATATTCAACAGATAGCTTTTAATAGGGATTTTAGCCAAGATGTGAGACTTTTTCAATCAAGTAAGATACTAAAAGATTCCTATGATAATCTATGGGGCAAACTATTTAGTCAGCGTAAGAAAATTTTAAAGAATCGCTCTAGGATAACTCTTATATTAGATTTCTTACCAGAGGTTGTTCTTGTTATTATAAGCGGTCATATAATTTTTAATATAGTGAATGGAAAATTAGTTATAGGGGACTACATATTTTTAAGTGGACTATTAGGACAATTATGGCATTCGACATCTAGCTTTATATCTTCTTCCATGGAAATAGTTGAAAATAAATTAAGGATGAATAATTATAAATCTCTTTTTAAATATACAAACAAAATCGAAGATAATGGTATATTAGAATTAAAAATTGTAGACAGTATTACTTTTAAGAATGTAAGTTTTGTCTATCCGCTTAGTGAAAAATATGCTTTGAAAGATATTAGTTTTCATATTAAGAATTCTGAGCATGTTGCATTTGTAGGATTAAATGGCTCAGGGAAATCTACTATTATAAAACTTTTACTTAGATTTTATGAACCAACCTCTGGAGAAATTTTGATAAATGGCATTAATATATCATCCTATACTATTACTTCTTTAAGAAGAAATTTTAGTGTTTATTTTCAAGATATGAATAATTTTGCCTTTACTATTAAAGAAAACTTTCATTTAACAAATCCCGATGTATTGATTAATGATGAAGATATAATTGAAGCTTTAGAGAAAAGTGATTTTATAGAGATTTTAAATTTAAATGAAGCAGGACTAGATGCATATATATCTAAATTTTTCACACCAAATGGTCTAATTCTATCAGGTGGACAAACTCAAAAATTAGCTTTAGCTAGGGTACTATATCGTAAGGATACTATTCTTATATTAGATGAAGTTTCTTCAAATTTAGATCCAAGAGCAGAGCATGAAATTTTCAATAAATTAGAGGATATAACTGAAAATAGGCTTACTTTATTTATTTCTCATAGATTATCTAATCTATCTTTAGCAGACAGGGTTATAGTTTTAGAAGATGGTAATGTTATTGAGGATGGTAAACCAGAACAATTGTTAAAGGATAATAAAAGATATGCTGAATTATTTAGATATCAGCAGAAAAAATATATGGTAGAAGGTGAAGCTTAATTATGAAAATAGCTGTAATGGATGAAGGGGTATTGCCTGTATTCAATAAAGAATTAAATATAATTGAAAACTTAATGGTCAGTAGTGAAAATTTAGTTATTAATACCAGTGATGATGTTCTAATTAGTACTGATCATGGTTTTAATGTATGTAAAATAATAAATAAATATGCTCCGGAAGCAGAGATTATAAGTATAAGAATTTCTAATTCCACTGAAGTGAATGCAAATATTAAGGCTCTAATTACTGCTTTTAAGTACTGTTTTGATAATAATATATCTATTATACATTTTAGTGGCGGTTCCGTAAATCTTAAGGATGATTATCTATTAAGAGATATTATAAAGGATATTATAAATAACGATCAAATTATCATTGCAGCCCATAGCAATAGTAAAGGTCTTTCATTTCCAGCTGTTTATCCCTATGTTTTTTCTGTTAGAGCCAGTGAGTTATTTAATGAGTATGAAGATAATTTATGCTGGGGGTATAATTTTGTTATGCCATCCAAGCATAGGATAAATATAAATGAAGATATAAATTATATTACTCAAAGTGCTAATAGTTACGCAGCACCAGTATTAACTGCTAAAATATATAATATGCTTAAATTTAAGAATAATAATAGTTGCATATTAGAAGGACTGGGAATATCCGACAAAATATTTTTATGTGAACATCCTATTTTTTTAGAAGATGTTACTATAATTAATATTGATAATGAGATTATCGTTGAGGAAATATTGCCATTTAAGGTCAGAAAAATATATAGTGATATAAGATTTAAAGCTGATACGAGGGATTATGTTTTTATTCCTAACAAAAATAAAGAATATACTATTGAGAAATTTAGTAGTTTTTTAGAACTACTGCCTAAAAAAGAAGATAGAATTCGTATAGTTTATTTGGGAACCATAGATAAGGAAATTAAGGAGATAATTACATCTTATAAATTTGATTTTTGGTTTATACCAAATGATGAAATTTATCCAATAGATGTACCGAATACAGTTTTAAATAATTTTGCGACTATATACTTTCAAGGCAATAAAGAAGTTGTTTATTACATAATGGCAGGACTAAGAGATGCCTTTCTTGAGGATGGCTATAATTGTTTTTCCATTTCAAATTACATAGATGCTACTTTATATTATATATATTATTTCAAAGATATAGGCAAATCCTACAGAAGAAAACAATTAGAATATATTTTAGAGCCTGATGTGGAACTAGTATATTCTAAAGACGAATCATTTAAAGAAATAGAGGATTCAATGACAATTGAAGTTACAAAGGATGATGATATTATCAAACTAAAGATTAGCACTTTAGATATGAATGAAGAATTAAATATATGTGGCAAAGTAGATTTTAAAATACTATTAGATAAAATTGTAGATATGGTATAACACAGTTCACATCTATTGATATGTTACCAAAAATGTCC of Sporanaerobacter acetigenes DSM 13106 contains these proteins:
- a CDS encoding ABC transporter ATP-binding protein, whose translation is MLKKIKVSKFVKNIKDFIEVFSWCVKLSWKVSHLYTILRVSAELLNPLLNIAAVFVSRQIINYISASIGNFNTRYIYNLLFLMALIALLKVIMIKVQIYSRIVHSEQLDQWMTRNMIEFSFDVDLAYLDNPNYQDKITSAMRDGSILVQALGSSISAISAIMSFLIAFVILSNENIIYALIMTMAALPSGIALRYYTESLYGLSLGQISNRRKLSYIQQIAFNRDFSQDVRLFQSSKILKDSYDNLWGKLFSQRKKILKNRSRITLILDFLPEVVLVIISGHIIFNIVNGKLVIGDYIFLSGLLGQLWHSTSSFISSSMEIVENKLRMNNYKSLFKYTNKIEDNGILELKIVDSITFKNVSFVYPLSEKYALKDISFHIKNSEHVAFVGLNGSGKSTIIKLLLRFYEPTSGEILINGINISSYTITSLRRNFSVYFQDMNNFAFTIKENFHLTNPDVLINDEDIIEALEKSDFIEILNLNEAGLDAYISKFFTPNGLILSGGQTQKLALARVLYRKDTILILDEVSSNLDPRAEHEIFNKLEDITENRLTLFISHRLSNLSLADRVIVLEDGNVIEDGKPEQLLKDNKRYAELFRYQQKKYMVEGEA
- a CDS encoding ABC transporter ATP-binding protein, with product MVKLEMKNLYYRYKGANKDVLKDINCRFEGGELNAIVGPSGSGKTTLLSIMAGLDKPTQGIITINDKDLKDLDLDEYRRDSISMIFQAFQLFPLLTALENVSFPMIYKGIDKNQAREKSKKVLESLGIDGDKQSRYPAKLSGGEQQRVAIARTLATGAKIILADEPTGNLDGENSKRIIEILQELAHKQDFCVIIVTHDMEIAEQSDNVWRIKDGIIEQVEQVK
- a CDS encoding S8 family serine peptidase: MKIAVMDEGVLPVFNKELNIIENLMVSSENLVINTSDDVLISTDHGFNVCKIINKYAPEAEIISIRISNSTEVNANIKALITAFKYCFDNNISIIHFSGGSVNLKDDYLLRDIIKDIINNDQIIIAAHSNSKGLSFPAVYPYVFSVRASELFNEYEDNLCWGYNFVMPSKHRININEDINYITQSANSYAAPVLTAKIYNMLKFKNNNSCILEGLGISDKIFLCEHPIFLEDVTIINIDNEIIVEEILPFKVRKIYSDIRFKADTRDYVFIPNKNKEYTIEKFSSFLELLPKKEDRIRIVYLGTIDKEIKEIITSYKFDFWFIPNDEIYPIDVPNTVLNNFATIYFQGNKEVVYYIMAGLRDAFLEDGYNCFSISNYIDATLYYIYYFKDIGKSYRRKQLEYILEPDVELVYSKDESFKEIEDSMTIEVTKDDDIIKLKISTLDMNEELNICGKVDFKILLDKIVDMV
- a CDS encoding FtsX-like permease family protein codes for the protein VLSFDDSNINISKGKTVLKGYGKKHISRSIVTTILMVVVTGLLIGTLTWLINVIESNQVFIDKTISETTIYGEIKYIGEAKFSYKGYISEDILNKILETGLVEDYFGVVDNEYSEINIDRNGIKETIKRESNLDLAYYEKYTQMTTLASNKELNSDNGIKLSGIEDQSIIDKINSYTQTQDEIPILASTAAMDTYNLEIGHKVSLKDAGSNYPDVYGTIVGTYESYGFPTHDAYYEQHRIPSRTVYQETFIFPIDAVRLIERNGINYERIDLLFDKEKNAELYDNREEILNRIAKTTSGDSTGYKLVLYDDILTETIGPLEKNLELLSIIYPIILVLSLIIAVVLPYLLILRRSEELAIMRILGVKEVEVKRYVFTENLILIIIGEVIAIAVISAVTFKSGVYPIWKYLFVIVGYLLASIIGVLASLKNVLYKKPLEMLQVKE